From the genome of Trichosurus vulpecula isolate mTriVul1 chromosome 6, mTriVul1.pri, whole genome shotgun sequence:
GTACTTACCCAGCATGAAATGCATTGGTGCTGCTCTGTCCTGCTTCCCAGGGCTGGGAggcagaagacaacaaagcctCACACACCTGCTCAGAAATGCTGGGTGAGGAGGGTCCTGGGGTTAGGGCAGCACTGGGCTCAGAGGTGTATGTGTCTGCATCAAATTGGCTTCCCAGCTTTCCTAGCCTGGGCACAATCAGAGGGCAGTCCAGCCAGAGGCCTCCTGTCTATAGAATGGGAAGAGGCAGGAGGCAAGGGGCTGGACCACCTCCACGAGGCTGTAGGGAGGGGGCCTAGTGTTCTTGTCAGGCATGGTCTTCCCCATCAGCAATATGGCGGTAACCTGGAGGCTGGGCCTGCATTCGGAAGAGGACTGTGAGCAGTAACAGGATGAGCAAGAAGAGGATGGAGCCGCAAACAGCCAAGGCCACGATCACCTCTGAGGACAGGAAGAGAAGTGAGATCTTCAGGGTGGGAAAACTTTGTGACACTGAGATGACAGAATGGTGCTGGGCTCACCTGTCTCTGCGAGGCTGCTTGTCACCTGGCATTCCTGTTCCCAGTCTTCTGGCACGAGGTGCAGAGTGAGGCGTAAGAAGTCTGGGAGGGGGCAGCGCTGGGAGCAGTCCAGCAGGGCCAGGGGCCATGGAGCCTTGGTACTGTCGTTCCGGAAATACATCTCCACGGAAAAATTCCTGAGGGCAGCACAAAAGCCAGTTCTCCAGGCTGAGCCTGCAAGCTGGgaaccacccctcccccttccaaccACCACCCTTGGGGATTCACCAGGAAGCCAGGCCAACTCACCCATCGTCTTCCTGGTAAAGTTCAAACATGTGGCAGGAGGCGTAGGGAGCTTGTTCCCCATTGTAGATGTCCAAAGCCATCTGCAGTGCTACCAGTGTGGTGTCATGCTGTAGGAAGAAGTCTGCTTCATCCCTGCTGGCCCTTACCCCCTGGGGGGAGGGCCATTCCCTCTTAGCATCCCCACAAAGAGCCTAAGAATAGAGGGTCCAGGAAAGGGGGGGTTGACTACGGGAGGGAAAACATGGGTGAAAGAGTCAGCTCACCGCAGAGTAGATGAGCAACTTGGGGTGCTGGGAGGCCGACGCTGCCCAAGTCAGGTTCTTGCGGATCTCGCCTAGGAGGACCCCTGAAGGAAAACACAAGGAAATGTTGAGTGGCTGGTGGTGGCCATCAGAGCCTCCTCATCCTCCCCCACTAGAAGAACTTCATCTGGCTGATGACAGGGTAAGCCCAGCTACCAATTTTACCAGATAGctagaatttcaaagaaaatactgaaagtatTAGAAGCATGGTCCCTGCCTTTGAACAGCTTATGATCTCAAGGGGCAAAATGGGCTTTAGTGCCAAATCCAACCAAACATATATAGAGCTTTAGTTAGGAACAATTGCCAGTCAGTGATTGGGTTCATGAGAAAGTAGCTGGAGTACAATGAGGCAGCCCTCAAGAGGTGACTCAAATGCCTCTTGACAGGCATCAGAACCAAGGCCTGTGGCCACAGGATTGTCTGTTCCTGGCACCTGTATCAAAGTGGGTCCTGTCATAGTTGGGATAATCTAAGGCTCcctgaggacagctaggtggcatggtagataaagtgctggatcCAAACTCAGTAAGACTTTATctttctgagatcaaatctggccttaagacactggctatgtgaccctgggcaagtcacttcatcctttgtgcctcagtttccttatctgtaaaatgagctggagaagggaaaggtaaaccactccagtgtctctgccaagaaaaccccaaatggggtcacaaagagttggacacgactgaaatgaatgaacaaccacCAAAAAAGGGCTCTGAGCAGGGTGTGAATGGAACTAACTGGCTCTTCAGAGATGAACAAACGGGTAGAAAAGATGAGCAGTTGGCTCCCTGTGAAGACAACAAAGTGGAAGCTGATGTGTACAGCAGAGCTGAGTGGTGGTGGATGAGATCCTGGTCACAGAAGCCTGAGACAGCACGGGAGCTCTGGAGGGATTCTGAGGGGAGGGGCATGCCCTCTTTGTCACTCACCTCCCTGAAGCCGGGCTTTCTCTGTCTGCTGGTACATCCCAAAAAGGAACCGGAAGCTGAGATCCTTAAGCTGCCGAAGGCGCTGCATGGTCTGAGGCGACGCCCAGGGCGGTAAGGACAGGCCATGGGTTTGCTGTACACCAAATAGGTTAGTGCAGGGGAGGCTAGAGGGAGCCCAGAGATCCCAAATGGGCAAATGGCTGTATGTGTGTGCTCGTGTGTGCATGCGCTCGTGTGTGAGGGGAGGGAAAATGAGAGATGAGGCCTGGGGACCAGGGTGGCAGCCAGTATGTCTGGGGATCAGGCAGTGGGGCAGACAAGGAGAGGAAGCCTCCATGCAGACAATGTGACTCAGCAAAATGGAGTCATGTAAAACTGCTGATGGTTAGGAAACCATTTCCCATTCTGAGGTTCTCCTTCAGCCTTGGGAGGGGAAGTTGTGTGCGCTCCTCTAAGATGCCTCAGTAGGTGGTGAGAGGCCTCTCCCCTTGCCCTAGAACCTGTGATTAATGAATGACCCAGGTCCCTGGAAAAACAAGCAGGCTGGGGTCTATGGTCTGCACACCTCGCAGAAGAGAGTGTCGTAGATGTTCCAGGCTGTCTCTAGTGTTACGTCTGTGACACCTGTCTCATTAGCCACCATCTCCAGAAATTGCTGTGAAGGTAAACCAGAGGTGGTCACGGTCACCCTGTTTCCTGTGGGCTGATGGCATCGTGACCTCCTGCCCCCTTCACCCCCACTTACAGCATTCTGAACTGTCTCATTTTGGTATTCGGGGGTCTGGCGAGTCTCATTCTGTAGCTGCTCAAACCGAGGACACGGGCCCAGTGGGAACTTCAACAGCTGTGAACAGAGAAGCAAGGCAAGAATCAGGGATTGGTGAAATGGGGAGGAGGGCGTGTCCCACGGGCAAAGGGTCAGCCAGCCTCACCTTATCCTGGGCCTCAGGAACAGTATGGACAGGGATAGGCTGCCATGTGATGTTTGGATTAAAAGACTGCGCGCCCTCAACCGGGAAGAGTCCAGCCAGATTGGCCTCAGCACTCATAAGGGTGCGGTCAAAGTCTGTGCTTCGAATGTAAACCTGCCAAGGAGAGCAGTGAGCAAACCTCCGTCAGGGTGCCTGGGAAAGGCCTTTGGCCCATGGGACAGCAGGCCTCCCAGCAGCTGCAGGTACTTATAAAGCCTTGGGTTTCTGTGATGAGAAgagcaagaaaggaaagaagagcttGAGAGAGCGGAGCAACACATGAGAACCTGAGGCAGAAACAGCTGCACTCTCACAATTTGAATTTCCTGAGGGCTTGTGGTTTACCTAGCCCTCAACACAACCACCAGCTGTGgccagggagggaaagggaatccCCCAGGGTGCAGGAGAGCAGAGGCTGTGGCTCTGATCAACCTTCCCAGGGCAGAGGTCTCCTCAGAGGAAAAGGTGCTTGGCAGCTTCCCTTCCTAGTCTGGAACTGGGGCATGTATGCAGATGTTCCCTCGCCTCAAGAACAGAAGCAAGGAGTAAGCCTAGAAAGCTCCCCCAAAGTGGTGCCAAGCATAGAGAGGCAGAATccctcctcccagaacctccctGTCTGGATCCCTAAGCTCACCTCTTCCCGGTGGTAGGAAGCATTGAGGAAGCCCTGGTAGCGCTGCCGTAAAGCCTGGCCCAGCTCCCAGTGCTGCAGCATCCCCATCTGCAAGCAGACCCAAGGGTCGGTAAAGCCCAGGAACCGCAGACTCTGCTGCTCTCTAATTCTGCCCAAGGAAGGGCTGATGCTGAGTGGATCAGCATCCCTAGTCAATCGGTCCAGCCACATGTAGCACCAGCCAGGTATGGAATACAGCAAGATCAACAGAACTGGGTAAGGGTGCCACTAATCTGGAAGCTGCTCTAAAGGCAGCAGTCCCTAGGACATGGGTCCTTAACCTGTTTTTTGCATCAGGGACATGCCTTGGGGCAGACCCCTCTTCAGAATGTTTTTGAatgtacaaaacaaaaatacacaggattgcaaaggaaaccaattacatcgAAGTAGTCATCAAAATAAATTCTACGGATCTGTGCCCTAGAATCAGTGCCCGA
Proteins encoded in this window:
- the ACP2 gene encoding lysosomal acid phosphatase translates to MAAGRSGSRCCRCWGSPLPLLVGRGLGLLLLLLLPVPPAQARSLRFVILLYRHGDRSPVKAYPKDPYQEGKWPQGFGQLTKMGMLQHWELGQALRQRYQGFLNASYHREEVYIRSTDFDRTLMSAEANLAGLFPVEGAQSFNPNITWQPIPVHTVPEAQDKLLKFPLGPCPRFEQLQNETRQTPEYQNETVQNAQFLEMVANETGVTDVTLETAWNIYDTLFCEQTHGLSLPPWASPQTMQRLRQLKDLSFRFLFGMYQQTEKARLQGGVLLGEIRKNLTWAASASQHPKLLIYSAHDTTLVALQMALDIYNGEQAPYASCHMFELYQEDDGNFSVEMYFRNDSTKAPWPLALLDCSQRCPLPDFLRLTLHLVPEDWEQECQVTSSLAETEVIVALAVCGSILFLLILLLLTVLFRMQAQPPGYRHIADGEDHA